A genome region from Candidatus Deferrimicrobium sp. includes the following:
- a CDS encoding sigma-54 dependent transcriptional regulator: protein MPTDAPINVLVVDDESNIRKTLAICLEAEGHHVTAVSNFQDAVAEASRRTFNMAFVDLRLGTASGLDLIPVLLSGSPWMKIVVITAYASIETAVEAMRRGATDYIAKPFTPAQVLLAVRKVEEVRALEQKVAALREDLERTTPAVGFSSASPVMQRAIEIARQVAPTDAAVLLRGESGTGKTVLARAIHGWSRRAGKPFGVVSCPSLPAELLESELFGHVKGAFTGAVRDNPGRIAACEGGTLFLDEIGDLPLSLQPKLLRFLQDQEYERIGDPSTRKADVRIITATNRDLEGEVKAERFREDLFYRLNVIQIEIPPLRERPQDFEALATQLLAFYGRIHHRGFTGFTEEAMQTMKRHAWPGNLRELRNVVERASILCRSARIGVEYLPGAFSHAEATPAVGDLVSLEKIGEEHIRRVLASTGSLQEAAEVLGIDQATLWRRRKQYGI, encoded by the coding sequence ATGCCGACGGACGCTCCCATCAACGTTCTCGTCGTCGACGACGAGAGCAATATCCGGAAGACCCTCGCCATTTGCCTGGAAGCCGAAGGCCACCACGTAACAGCCGTCAGCAATTTCCAGGACGCCGTCGCGGAGGCGTCCCGTCGCACCTTCAACATGGCGTTTGTCGATCTCCGCCTTGGCACGGCGAGCGGTCTGGACCTGATCCCCGTGCTGCTCTCGGGAAGTCCCTGGATGAAGATCGTCGTCATCACCGCGTACGCTTCGATCGAAACGGCCGTGGAAGCCATGCGCCGGGGTGCGACCGACTACATCGCGAAACCGTTCACCCCGGCCCAGGTCCTGCTCGCTGTGCGGAAAGTGGAGGAAGTGCGGGCACTGGAACAGAAGGTGGCGGCCCTCCGGGAGGACCTGGAGAGAACAACCCCGGCGGTCGGTTTTTCGAGCGCCAGCCCCGTCATGCAGCGCGCCATTGAAATCGCCCGGCAGGTCGCGCCTACCGACGCCGCGGTGCTCCTCCGCGGCGAGAGCGGGACCGGGAAAACCGTCCTGGCCCGCGCGATCCACGGCTGGAGCCGGCGCGCCGGGAAACCGTTCGGCGTGGTGTCGTGCCCCTCCCTGCCAGCGGAACTGCTGGAAAGTGAGCTGTTCGGCCACGTGAAAGGCGCGTTCACCGGAGCGGTCCGCGACAACCCGGGACGGATCGCCGCCTGCGAAGGCGGAACGCTCTTCCTCGACGAGATCGGGGATCTCCCCCTTTCCCTACAGCCCAAGCTGTTGCGGTTCCTGCAGGACCAGGAGTACGAACGGATAGGCGATCCATCGACGCGGAAGGCCGACGTCCGCATCATCACTGCCACCAACCGGGACCTGGAGGGGGAGGTGAAGGCGGAGCGGTTCCGGGAGGATCTTTTCTATCGCCTGAACGTCATCCAGATCGAGATTCCGCCGTTGCGCGAGCGCCCTCAGGATTTCGAGGCGCTCGCAACGCAGTTGCTCGCTTTTTACGGAAGGATCCACCACCGCGGTTTCACCGGTTTCACCGAAGAGGCGATGCAAACGATGAAACGTCACGCCTGGCCGGGGAACCTCAGGGAATTGCGCAACGTCGTCGAGCGCGCCTCCATCCTCTGTCGCTCGGCCCGTATCGGAGTCGAGTATCTTCCCGGGGCCTTCTCCCATGCCGAAGCCACTCCGGCCGTAGGGGATCTGGTGAGCCTGGAAAAGATCGGGGAGGAGCATATCCGCCGCGTTCTGGCTTCCACCGGATCGCTGCAGGAGGCGGCCGAGGTCCTCGGCATCGACCAGGCAACCCTCTGGCGACGCCGGAAGCAGTACGGGATATAG
- a CDS encoding sulfite exporter TauE/SafE family protein yields the protein MPLSFLGFLGIGAVTGAVSGMFGIGGGIFVIPAMVYLYGFDQKMATGTSLGMLLPPIGIAAFWQYYKADMVNVPAVLLLVVGFLAGSYLSAGYTIGLPDLLVKRAFGGLLIVMGVIYILTAR from the coding sequence TTGCCCCTCTCATTCCTCGGGTTCCTCGGGATCGGCGCGGTGACCGGCGCCGTGTCCGGCATGTTCGGGATCGGCGGCGGCATCTTCGTCATCCCGGCGATGGTCTACCTTTACGGATTCGACCAGAAAATGGCGACCGGTACGTCACTGGGGATGCTCCTCCCACCGATCGGCATTGCCGCCTTCTGGCAATATTACAAGGCGGACATGGTGAACGTCCCCGCCGTGTTGCTGCTGGTCGTCGGCTTCCTGGCCGGCTCGTACCTGTCCGCCGGGTATACGATCGGGCTGCCGGATCTCCTCGTGAAGCGGGCTTTCGGGGGATTGTTGATCGTAATGGGGGTGATCTATATATTGACGGCGCGGTAG
- the rpe gene encoding ribulose-phosphate 3-epimerase translates to MEYYIAPSLLSADFGRLDDEVRAVEKAGADLLHVDVMDGRFVPNITIGPPVVAAIRKAATAPLDVHLMIVEPERYVDDFAKAGADIITVHAEATLHLQRVVARIRELGKKAGVALNPSTSLSAVEWVLTDVDMVLLMSVNPGFGGQAFLPSTLGKIELLRSQLTRSGIDVDIQVDGGIKADNVGEVAAAGANVIVSGSGIFGTPDYGKTVALMKRNLRKAVGTKA, encoded by the coding sequence ATGGAGTATTACATCGCACCGTCGCTCCTTTCGGCCGACTTCGGTCGTCTGGACGACGAGGTCCGGGCGGTGGAGAAGGCGGGTGCCGACCTGCTCCACGTCGACGTGATGGACGGTCGTTTTGTCCCCAACATCACCATCGGCCCGCCGGTGGTGGCGGCGATCCGGAAAGCGGCCACCGCGCCCCTCGATGTCCACCTGATGATCGTGGAGCCGGAGCGATACGTCGATGACTTCGCGAAGGCCGGGGCCGACATCATCACCGTCCACGCCGAGGCGACCCTCCATCTCCAGCGCGTCGTCGCGCGCATCCGCGAGCTCGGGAAGAAGGCGGGTGTCGCTCTCAATCCCTCCACGTCGCTCTCCGCCGTGGAATGGGTGCTGACCGACGTGGACATGGTCCTCCTCATGAGCGTCAACCCCGGATTCGGCGGCCAGGCGTTCCTGCCGTCCACGCTCGGAAAGATCGAGCTGCTCCGCTCCCAGCTCACCCGCTCGGGCATCGATGTCGACATCCAGGTCGACGGCGGGATCAAGGCGGACAACGTCGGCGAGGTGGCCGCCGCCGGTGCGAACGTGATCGTTTCCGGATCGGGGATCTTCGGGACCCCCGACTACGGGAAGACGGTCGCTCTGATGAAACGGAATCTCCGGAAGGCCGTCGGCACGAAGGCATAG
- the rsmB gene encoding 16S rRNA (cytosine(967)-C(5))-methyltransferase RsmB: MGVRPRSARGDGGTAIVRDAAISVLARVDRDEAFADIVLDRALRDPVFSDPRDRGLLTELVMGTLRRRGTIDFALLPFLSRPLERTDAYVRNALRVGAYQLFYTRIPDRAALNETVAAVKAARGGGAGGFVNAVLRAIVRAGKVPVLPPEGDARRLPAEGSAPRDLIDAFTTSLGEAETRAYLAACLEKPPFTVRANPFRVVTDALAMRFADEGRGPAPCRFAPDGFILGKPSPVFSDAAFLEGAYLVMDEGAQLIAPLLLPGPGERILDACAAPGGKTTHLSALAAGKAEIIAADISALRLRMLREVVTRTGAPGIRTALHDLSRAPLTPSSGLFDKALVDAPCTGMGVIRRNPDAKWRFRPDGPRRMARVQAAILRNAWEAVKPGGLLAYCTCSPLKEENEEVVAGFLADHPGAVVASLPSEWPGPSDARTADGFLRLYPHRHGTDAFFAALLRKG; this comes from the coding sequence TTGGGCGTACGCCCACGGTCGGCGCGTGGCGACGGGGGAACGGCTATCGTAAGGGATGCGGCGATCTCGGTCCTGGCCCGGGTCGACCGCGACGAGGCCTTTGCCGACATCGTGCTCGACCGCGCGCTGCGCGACCCCGTCTTTTCCGATCCCCGCGACCGGGGGCTCCTGACCGAACTCGTGATGGGAACCTTGCGCCGGCGCGGCACGATCGATTTCGCCCTTCTGCCGTTCCTCTCCCGTCCCCTCGAACGGACCGACGCGTACGTCCGGAACGCCCTCCGGGTGGGGGCGTACCAGCTCTTCTACACCCGCATCCCCGACCGCGCGGCGCTGAACGAAACGGTGGCGGCGGTCAAGGCGGCGCGGGGCGGCGGCGCGGGGGGATTCGTCAACGCGGTTCTGCGCGCGATCGTCCGCGCGGGGAAGGTTCCTGTCCTTCCCCCTGAGGGAGACGCCCGCCGGCTTCCCGCGGAGGGATCGGCCCCGCGGGATCTGATCGACGCCTTCACGACGTCCCTTGGGGAGGCGGAAACGCGGGCGTACCTTGCGGCTTGCCTCGAGAAACCGCCCTTCACGGTGCGCGCCAACCCGTTCCGTGTCGTCACGGATGCGTTGGCGATGCGATTCGCCGACGAGGGGAGAGGGCCCGCCCCCTGCCGGTTCGCGCCGGACGGATTCATCCTCGGAAAGCCCTCCCCGGTCTTCTCCGACGCCGCGTTCCTCGAAGGGGCGTACCTCGTCATGGACGAAGGGGCGCAGTTGATCGCCCCGCTGCTTCTCCCCGGCCCGGGCGAGCGGATCCTCGACGCCTGCGCCGCTCCGGGCGGGAAGACGACGCACCTGTCCGCCCTCGCCGCAGGGAAAGCGGAGATCATCGCGGCGGACATCTCCGCCCTGAGGCTTCGCATGCTGCGCGAGGTGGTGACGCGGACCGGCGCGCCCGGTATCCGGACGGCCCTCCACGACCTCTCCCGGGCTCCGCTGACGCCTTCCTCGGGGCTCTTCGACAAGGCCTTGGTGGACGCGCCGTGCACGGGGATGGGGGTGATCCGCCGGAACCCGGACGCCAAGTGGCGGTTCCGGCCGGACGGGCCGCGACGGATGGCGCGGGTCCAGGCGGCGATCCTGCGGAACGCGTGGGAAGCGGTGAAACCGGGAGGATTGCTCGCGTATTGCACCTGTTCTCCGTTGAAGGAGGAGAACGAGGAGGTGGTGGCGGGGTTCCTTGCGGATCATCCGGGGGCGGTCGTCGCGTCTCTCCCGTCGGAGTGGCCGGGTCCCAGCGACGCACGGACGGCGGACGGATTTCTGCGCCTGTACCCTCACCGGCACGGCACCGACGCCTTCTTCGCCGCGCTCCTGCGGAAGGGATGA
- the fmt gene encoding methionyl-tRNA formyltransferase: MGTPGFAVPSLDALAEESDVALVLCNPDRPAGRGRSMASPPVKDEAMRHGFPVFQPEKARHPDAVARIAAEAPDLIVVVAYGHILPKSILDIPRLGCINVHASLLPKYRGAAPINWAVARGETVTGITVMRMDVGMDTGPMLHVREMPIGEEDTAETMFSKLSVLGAEALRETLGKLREGTLDETPQDAALATYAPMLKKEHGRIDWSRPAREVRNLIRGMTPWPSAYAIHAGKTLKILSSALAVDTGTAGEPGELVSLGRDGIAVACGEGVLRLQVVQAEGGKAMDAWAYAHGRRVATGERLS; this comes from the coding sequence ATGGGGACGCCGGGCTTCGCCGTCCCTTCCCTCGACGCCCTCGCGGAAGAATCGGACGTGGCCCTCGTCCTGTGCAACCCGGATCGGCCCGCGGGGCGCGGGCGGTCGATGGCGTCGCCACCGGTCAAGGACGAGGCGATGCGTCACGGGTTCCCGGTTTTCCAGCCGGAGAAGGCGCGCCATCCCGATGCCGTCGCCCGGATCGCCGCCGAGGCCCCGGACCTGATCGTCGTCGTGGCGTACGGCCACATCCTGCCGAAATCGATCCTCGACATCCCCCGTCTCGGGTGCATCAACGTCCACGCCTCCCTCCTCCCGAAATATCGCGGCGCCGCGCCGATCAACTGGGCGGTGGCGCGTGGAGAAACGGTGACGGGGATCACGGTCATGCGGATGGACGTGGGGATGGACACGGGCCCCATGCTGCACGTGCGGGAGATGCCGATCGGCGAGGAGGACACCGCGGAGACGATGTTTTCGAAACTGTCGGTCCTCGGGGCCGAGGCGCTGCGCGAGACGCTTGGCAAGCTGCGGGAGGGGACACTCGACGAGACGCCGCAGGACGCCGCCCTTGCGACGTACGCCCCGATGTTGAAGAAGGAGCACGGCCGGATCGATTGGAGCCGTCCGGCGCGGGAGGTGCGCAACCTGATCCGCGGGATGACGCCATGGCCTTCCGCGTACGCGATTCACGCGGGGAAGACGCTAAAGATCCTCTCGTCCGCCCTCGCCGTGGATACCGGCACGGCAGGGGAGCCCGGCGAGCTCGTCTCCCTCGGGCGCGACGGAATCGCGGTCGCCTGCGGGGAAGGCGTCCTCCGCCTCCAGGTCGTGCAGGCCGAGGGAGGGAAGGCGATGGACGCTTGGGCGTACGCCCACGGTCGGCGCGTGGCGACGGGGGAACGGCTATCGTAA
- the def gene encoding peptide deformylase produces the protein MHREILVYPDPFLARKAVPVAAVNDRIRALIRDMFETMYGAEGIGLAAPQVGVGKRVVVLDVSPVDETIPPIAVVNPEIVSRNGSSVAVEGCLSVPGVQGEVCRAETVEVRGLDEQGNPLRIQAVGILARALQHEIDHLDGILFIDRLSSSAAASAK, from the coding sequence ATGCATAGGGAGATCCTGGTCTACCCGGATCCGTTCCTTGCGCGGAAGGCGGTACCCGTGGCCGCGGTGAACGACCGGATCCGCGCCCTCATCCGCGACATGTTCGAGACGATGTACGGCGCCGAGGGGATCGGTCTCGCCGCGCCCCAGGTCGGGGTGGGGAAGCGGGTCGTCGTCCTCGACGTTTCCCCCGTGGACGAGACGATCCCCCCCATCGCCGTCGTCAACCCCGAGATCGTCTCGCGGAATGGGTCGTCCGTGGCCGTCGAGGGGTGCCTGAGCGTCCCCGGGGTCCAGGGCGAAGTGTGCCGCGCCGAAACCGTCGAGGTGCGCGGCCTGGATGAGCAGGGGAATCCGCTTCGGATCCAGGCGGTCGGGATCCTTGCCCGTGCGTTGCAGCACGAGATCGACCATCTCGACGGAATCCTCTTCATCGATCGTCTTTCCTCCTCCGCGGCGGCCTCGGCGAAGTGA